From the Nodularia sp. NIES-3585 genome, one window contains:
- the dnaN gene encoding DNA polymerase III subunit beta, producing MKLVCTQSDLSTNLSLVSRAVPSRPTHPVLANVLLQADAQTNQVSLTAFDLSLGIRTSFNAQVLETGAIALPAKLLVDITSRLQEGELTLDDQSALESETATGEGLIVTLTPKSGHYQVRAMGAEEFPELPIIENTEPIQLTTAALIEGLRGSLFATSGDETKQVLTGVHLTVKQDTLEFAATDGHRLAVVETTNERPLGDSNQLEVTVPARALRELQRMLAHNAASDEAIALYLDQGQVVFAWQNQRLTSRTLDGQYPAYRQLIPRQFERQLTIERKQLISTLERIAVLADQKNNIVKVSINSAAQEITLSCEAQDVGSGRESIPAQISGEDIEIAFNIKYLMEGLKELPSSEIQIHLNQALTPVIFTPLGGLKMTYLAMPVQLRS from the coding sequence ATGAAATTAGTTTGCACTCAAAGCGACCTCAGTACCAACCTCTCACTTGTCAGCCGAGCAGTACCATCACGCCCAACTCATCCAGTTCTAGCCAATGTGCTGCTACAAGCAGATGCTCAAACTAATCAAGTGAGTTTAACCGCCTTTGATCTGAGTTTGGGTATTCGGACTAGCTTTAATGCTCAGGTATTAGAAACAGGAGCGATCGCTCTCCCAGCTAAACTACTTGTAGACATCACCTCACGTCTTCAAGAAGGAGAACTAACTCTAGACGATCAATCAGCCCTAGAATCAGAAACAGCCACAGGGGAAGGTTTAATTGTCACCCTCACACCGAAGAGTGGACATTATCAAGTCCGAGCCATGGGCGCAGAAGAATTTCCCGAACTCCCCATAATTGAAAATACTGAACCAATTCAACTCACCACAGCCGCATTAATTGAAGGATTACGCGGTTCATTATTTGCTACCAGTGGAGATGAAACCAAGCAAGTCCTAACCGGAGTGCATTTAACAGTTAAACAAGACACCCTAGAATTTGCGGCTACAGATGGACATCGCCTCGCAGTAGTGGAAACGACTAACGAGCGTCCTTTGGGCGATAGTAATCAGCTAGAGGTGACAGTCCCAGCCAGAGCCTTACGGGAACTACAACGGATGTTAGCTCATAATGCTGCTTCCGATGAAGCGATCGCCTTATATTTAGATCAAGGTCAAGTCGTATTTGCATGGCAAAATCAACGCTTAACCAGCCGTACCTTAGATGGTCAATATCCCGCTTATCGCCAACTAATTCCCCGCCAATTTGAGCGCCAATTGACAATCGAGCGCAAACAATTGATCAGCACTTTGGAGCGCATCGCCGTCCTAGCCGACCAAAAGAATAATATTGTCAAAGTTAGCATTAACAGCGCCGCCCAAGAAATTACCTTATCATGTGAAGCTCAAGATGTAGGTAGCGGTAGAGAGTCAATTCCTGCACAAATATCAGGTGAAGATATAGAAATTGCTTTTAATATTAAATACTTAATGGAAGGGTTAAAAGAGTTACCATCTTCAGAAATTCAAATCCACCTCAATCAAGCCCTGACCCCAGTAATTTTTACGCCCCTGGGAGGTTTAAAAATGACCTATTTAGCTATGCCCGTACAACTTAGAAGTTAG
- a CDS encoding GAF domain-containing protein produces the protein MSHIAKPNLRGSIDQESLLCRITNRIRQTLELEEIITATTAEVCSLLGTDRVTIYKFHPNGSGQVISESIHENRLPSLLGLNFPADDIPSHARELFIQSRVRSVVNVETQQIGHSPLQELENGENLAEDIRYRPIDPCHVEYLTAMGVKSSLVAPIFYQDQLWGLLASHHSESRAISEGELTAVQMVVDQLSIAIAQSTLLTQAREKAERETIIHRISTLLHSLPTIIFQPALEAAVAAFNGCGGRLCLKNQAFNLQNDQLASFTECLMPGSRSVEVYTCGQQPLIPAQSIYPLMEQYSVWQEHYKSGKYDVWGISDIYKIPQLRTLQPAFQPTKIRSILMIPLAYRQQLIGYLSIFRDHIDTETLWAGQFDLDKRQVYPRISFEVWRESKKAQAQTWTLAEMELAGEIGNVFASSIQQHELYQQVQAFNANLEHQVQKRTLELQRTSEQQRVLFEVVAKIRESLDLKAIFQTTTQELCKSLQADRVAVYRFHPDWSGEFIAEFVGEDWMKLVTVDVNTVWQDSYLQETEGGRYRHNETLAVDDIYQVGHAECHIAFLEQLQAKAYAIAPIFIGQQLWGLLAAYQNAAPRHWESSEIQFIAQIALQLGVALQQAQLLNQSQEQADQLVEAMRNLQQTQTQLIQTEKMSSLGQLVAGVAHEINNPVNFIYGNLVYLSKYTEELASMLELYQQHCTHPSQEILNRAEEIDLEFVTEDLPKTLSSMKIGVDRIRQIVLSLRNFSRLDEAEMKAVNIHEGIDSTLLILQHRFKALPKVPNIQIIKEYGDLPLVECYAGQINQVFMNVLSNAIDALEHPKKSQSEPHTGQITIHTAVSEFDHKFKTVVIRITDNGEGIPVSVQQRVFDPFFTTKPVGKGTGLGLSISYQIVVDKHHGIFKCNSQPNVGTEFWIEIPICQFQANF, from the coding sequence ATGTCACATATCGCTAAACCAAATTTGCGGGGAAGTATTGATCAAGAAAGTCTGCTGTGCCGCATTACAAATCGTATCCGCCAAACATTAGAACTAGAAGAAATCATCACAGCGACAACGGCGGAAGTCTGTTCTTTACTGGGAACTGACCGAGTAACGATTTACAAATTTCATCCCAATGGCAGTGGTCAAGTTATTTCTGAATCGATTCATGAGAACCGATTACCGTCATTGCTGGGGCTAAATTTTCCAGCTGATGACATTCCGTCCCATGCTCGTGAGTTGTTTATTCAATCAAGAGTGCGTTCTGTTGTCAATGTGGAAACGCAACAGATTGGTCATAGTCCCCTGCAAGAGTTGGAAAATGGCGAAAATTTAGCAGAGGATATCCGTTATCGCCCTATAGACCCCTGCCATGTGGAATACTTAACGGCAATGGGGGTTAAGTCTTCTTTAGTAGCGCCTATTTTCTATCAAGATCAACTTTGGGGGCTATTGGCTTCTCATCATTCTGAGTCACGGGCTATTTCAGAAGGTGAATTGACAGCCGTGCAGATGGTGGTAGATCAGCTGTCGATCGCGATCGCTCAAAGTACCCTTTTGACTCAAGCTCGTGAAAAAGCCGAACGGGAAACGATTATTCACCGTATTTCTACTCTCCTGCATTCACTACCCACAATTATATTCCAGCCAGCTTTAGAAGCAGCTGTTGCCGCCTTTAATGGTTGTGGTGGTAGGCTTTGTCTGAAAAATCAAGCTTTTAATCTCCAAAATGACCAACTTGCCAGCTTCACAGAATGCTTAATGCCTGGAAGCAGAAGTGTTGAAGTTTATACCTGTGGACAGCAACCTCTCATACCAGCACAAAGTATCTATCCACTAATGGAGCAGTACAGTGTCTGGCAAGAACATTACAAGTCTGGTAAATACGATGTTTGGGGAATTTCAGACATATATAAAATTCCCCAATTACGAACTTTGCAACCTGCTTTTCAACCAACTAAAATTCGCAGCATCTTAATGATTCCCCTGGCATATCGTCAGCAGTTAATCGGCTACTTAAGTATTTTCCGCGACCATATAGATACAGAAACCCTGTGGGCTGGTCAATTTGATCTCGACAAAAGACAAGTATATCCCCGCATCTCCTTTGAAGTTTGGCGGGAATCTAAAAAGGCACAAGCTCAGACATGGACGCTAGCGGAGATGGAATTAGCTGGAGAGATTGGTAATGTTTTTGCATCGTCAATTCAACAGCATGAACTATACCAACAGGTACAAGCCTTCAATGCCAACTTAGAACATCAAGTGCAAAAGCGGACTTTGGAACTGCAACGGACATCTGAACAACAACGGGTATTGTTTGAAGTTGTCGCCAAAATCCGGGAATCTCTTGACCTAAAAGCAATTTTTCAGACGACGACTCAGGAACTTTGCAAATCCCTGCAAGCAGATCGTGTTGCTGTTTATCGCTTTCACCCAGATTGGAGTGGTGAGTTTATCGCTGAGTTTGTCGGTGAGGACTGGATGAAGCTGGTAACCGTTGATGTCAATACAGTTTGGCAAGATTCCTATTTGCAAGAAACTGAAGGTGGGCGATATCGTCACAATGAAACCTTGGCAGTGGATGATATTTATCAAGTTGGCCACGCTGAATGTCATATTGCATTTTTGGAACAACTTCAGGCTAAAGCTTATGCGATCGCACCAATTTTTATTGGGCAACAACTTTGGGGCTTGCTCGCAGCATATCAAAACGCTGCACCCCGCCACTGGGAGTCCTCAGAGATTCAGTTCATTGCTCAAATTGCCTTGCAGCTGGGGGTAGCACTCCAACAAGCCCAATTGCTTAACCAGAGCCAAGAACAGGCAGACCAGCTAGTGGAAGCTATGCGGAATTTACAACAAACTCAAACCCAACTTATTCAGACTGAAAAAATGTCTAGTTTGGGTCAATTGGTTGCTGGTGTTGCTCACGAAATCAACAACCCAGTGAATTTTATCTATGGCAATTTAGTTTATCTCAGTAAATACACCGAGGAATTAGCTAGTATGTTAGAACTCTATCAGCAGCACTGCACTCACCCCAGTCAGGAGATTCTGAATCGGGCGGAAGAGATAGACTTGGAATTTGTGACTGAGGATTTACCCAAAACTTTATCTTCGATGAAAATCGGGGTTGATCGCATCCGTCAGATTGTCTTGTCTTTACGAAATTTTTCTCGCCTGGATGAGGCAGAAATGAAAGCTGTGAATATTCACGAGGGCATTGATAGCACTCTACTAATTTTACAGCATCGTTTCAAAGCATTACCGAAAGTTCCTAATATTCAGATAATTAAAGAATACGGCGATTTGCCACTGGTAGAGTGCTATGCCGGACAAATTAATCAAGTATTTATGAATGTTTTAAGCAATGCCATTGATGCTTTAGAACATCCCAAAAAGTCGCAATCAGAGCCTCATACTGGTCAAATTACCATCCATACTGCTGTGAGCGAATTTGATCACAAATTTAAAACTGTGGTGATTCGGATTACCGATAATGGCGAAGGAATCCCGGTATCTGTGCAACAAAGAGTATTTGACCCATTTTTTACCACTAAGCCTGTGGGAAAAGGTACTGGTTTGGGGTTATCAATTAGTTACCAGATTGTGGTGGATAAGCACCACGGGATTTTTAAATGTAATTCTCAACCAAATGTGGGGACAGAATTCTGGATTGAAATCCCCATTTGTCAATTTCAGGCTAACTTCTAA
- a CDS encoding TRC40/GET3/ArsA family transport-energizing ATPase, whose product MRVILMTGKGGVGKTSVAAATGLRCAELGYRTLVLSTDPAHSLADSFDLEMGHAPREIRSNLWGAELDALQELEGNWGAVKRYITQVLQARGLEGVQAEELAILPGMDEIFGLVRMKRHYDEGEFDVLIIDSAPTGTALRLLSLPEVGGWYMRRFYKPFQNISVALRPLVEPFFKPIAGFSLPDKEVMDAPYEFYEQIEALEKVLSDNTQTSVRLVTNPEKMVIKESLRAHAYLSLYNVATDLVIANRIIPQEVQDPFFQRWKESQEQYRQEIHDNFLPLPVKEVPLFSEEMCGLAALERLKETLYKDEDPTQVYYKETTIRVVQVDKQYSLEIYLPGIAKDKIQLSKNGDELNITIGNHRRNLVLPQALAALQPGGAKMEEDYLKIRFTDHVNV is encoded by the coding sequence ATGCGCGTAATTTTGATGACAGGCAAAGGCGGCGTAGGCAAAACCTCCGTTGCTGCGGCCACTGGACTGCGTTGTGCAGAACTAGGCTACCGCACACTGGTTTTGAGTACAGACCCCGCCCACTCTTTGGCAGATAGTTTCGACTTAGAAATGGGACACGCACCGCGAGAAATTCGCTCAAATTTGTGGGGTGCAGAACTTGATGCGCTGCAAGAACTAGAAGGAAATTGGGGGGCTGTGAAGCGTTATATCACCCAAGTTTTACAAGCCAGGGGTTTAGAAGGAGTGCAAGCCGAAGAATTAGCCATCTTACCCGGTATGGATGAGATTTTCGGCTTAGTCAGGATGAAACGCCACTACGACGAAGGCGAGTTTGATGTTTTGATTATCGACTCAGCACCGACCGGCACAGCACTACGCCTGTTGAGTTTACCTGAAGTCGGCGGCTGGTATATGCGCCGTTTTTACAAGCCATTTCAAAATATCTCGGTAGCACTTCGTCCTTTGGTTGAACCTTTCTTTAAACCAATTGCCGGTTTTTCTCTCCCAGATAAAGAGGTGATGGATGCACCTTATGAGTTTTATGAGCAAATTGAAGCTTTGGAAAAAGTATTAAGTGATAATACACAAACCTCAGTGCGTCTGGTCACTAACCCAGAAAAAATGGTGATTAAAGAATCTCTCCGCGCCCATGCTTATCTAAGTTTATATAATGTGGCAACAGATTTAGTGATTGCTAATCGCATCATTCCCCAAGAAGTCCAAGATCCCTTTTTCCAACGTTGGAAGGAAAGCCAGGAGCAATATCGCCAAGAAATACATGACAACTTTCTGCCGCTACCTGTAAAAGAAGTACCGCTTTTTTCGGAAGAAATGTGCGGTTTAGCGGCTTTAGAACGTCTCAAAGAAACTCTCTACAAAGATGAAGACCCCACTCAGGTATATTACAAAGAAACAACTATTAGAGTTGTACAAGTAGACAAGCAATATAGTTTGGAAATTTACTTACCTGGGATTGCTAAAGACAAAATTCAACTGAGTAAAAATGGTGATGAATTAAACATTACTATTGGTAATCATCGCCGTAATTTAGTCTTGCCTCAAGCTTTGGCAGCACTACAACCAGGGGGAGCGAAGATGGAAGAAGACTATCTGAAAATTCGCTTTACTGATCATGTAAATGTTTAA
- a CDS encoding DUF2358 domain-containing protein: MDIIQILKEDYQRFPENQTYSIYAENVYFQDPLNKFRGVKRYQQMIKFIQTWFINPHMDVHDIQRLGDTIKTEWTLSWNTPIPWKPRISISGWSELGLNSANLIISHIDYWHCSPLDVIKQHFFPSNQTKTVP, encoded by the coding sequence ATGGATATCATTCAAATCCTCAAAGAAGACTATCAAAGATTTCCTGAAAATCAAACATACAGCATTTACGCCGAAAACGTTTATTTTCAAGACCCCTTAAATAAATTTCGTGGTGTTAAACGCTATCAGCAGATGATTAAATTCATCCAGACATGGTTTATCAATCCCCACATGGACGTACATGATATTCAACGTTTAGGAGACACGATAAAAACCGAGTGGACACTTAGCTGGAATACACCCATCCCGTGGAAACCTCGCATTTCCATATCCGGCTGGAGTGAACTAGGACTAAACTCTGCTAACTTGATTATTTCCCACATCGATTATTGGCACTGTTCACCCCTAGACGTAATCAAACAGCATTTTTTCCCTTCAAATCAAACTAAAACAGTACCTTAA